One part of the Moorena sp. SIOASIH genome encodes these proteins:
- a CDS encoding linear amide C-N hydrolase — translation MMKKHNLIIKKLATIFVVLITILSMAVVPPAQACSRLVYQGSSNGPITARSMDWLNDPGTDLWVFPKGMKRDGGTGCNSITWTSKYGSIITSSYDMGTVDGMNDQGLVANLLFLTATDYGKIEPGDKTLSIGGWGQYVLDNYATVNEAVTELQQEPFRIIPATVKDILSQNLGLDIPEDQSQLEFTLHLSLSDPSGDSAIFEYIDGKLQIHHAKEYQVLTNDPIFDQQLGLNTYWNQVGGGSFLPGTNNPSDRFVRASYYLAEMNNNWISELQKNRRNEIAAALGIIRNVSDPLGLSGFGVSTTVWRTVSDQTNLTYFFEFTKSPNVFWVEMSKLNLEEGAPVMKLENVDSLSLVGEVSGEFQEAEPFSWDLSSVLDD, via the coding sequence ATGATGAAGAAGCATAATTTGATCATCAAGAAGCTAGCAACTATATTTGTTGTACTTATTACCATCCTGTCCATGGCAGTAGTTCCACCGGCTCAAGCCTGCAGCCGGTTAGTCTACCAAGGTAGTTCAAACGGACCAATTACTGCACGCAGCATGGACTGGTTGAACGATCCTGGTACTGATCTCTGGGTTTTTCCGAAAGGCATGAAGCGTGATGGTGGGACTGGTTGCAACTCAATCACATGGACTTCGAAATATGGCAGCATCATTACCTCGTCCTATGACATGGGCACCGTTGACGGCATGAACGATCAGGGTCTCGTTGCCAATCTCCTCTTTTTGACAGCAACGGACTACGGCAAGATTGAACCAGGTGATAAAACCTTGTCCATTGGAGGCTGGGGTCAATATGTCCTTGATAATTATGCGACCGTAAACGAGGCAGTGACAGAACTGCAACAAGAACCCTTCCGGATTATCCCAGCCACTGTTAAGGACATCTTGTCGCAAAATCTTGGGCTTGATATCCCAGAAGATCAGTCACAACTAGAGTTTACACTTCACTTGTCGCTCTCGGATCCAAGTGGGGATTCAGCGATCTTTGAATACATTGATGGTAAACTACAAATCCATCATGCTAAGGAATACCAGGTGCTAACCAACGACCCGATCTTCGACCAACAGCTTGGCCTCAATACCTATTGGAATCAGGTTGGAGGTGGGTCATTTCTGCCAGGCACTAACAATCCCTCAGACCGGTTCGTCCGGGCTAGCTATTACTTGGCAGAAATGAATAATAATTGGATAAGTGAATTGCAGAAAAATCGGCGGAATGAGATAGCTGCGGCGTTGGGCATCATCCGCAACGTCTCTGATCCACTCGGTCTGTCTGGTTTCGGCGTCAGTACCACCGTTTGGCGGACTGTCTCGGATCAAACCAACCTCACTTACTTTTTTGAATTCACCAAGAGTCCGAATGTTTTCTGGGTCGAGATGAGCAAACTGAACCTTGAAGAAGGGGCACCTGTGATGAAGCTTGAAAATGTTGATTCTTTGAGTTTGGTAGGCGAGGTATCAGGAGAGTTCCAGGAAGCTGAGCCTTTCTCCTGGGATCTGTCCTCAGTCTTGGATGACTGA
- a CDS encoding class I SAM-dependent methyltransferase, whose translation MITQDDIQAGHSVYNPFMLFVYDLTVLGINNHFIWKCPTKKILELYNQNITPNHLDVGVGTGYYLDKCNFSSPQVRLGLMDLNINCLKATARRIARYTPEIYQHDVYKPIDIELECFDSIGMNYLLHCLPGNMMSKAEVFKNLSKLLNSGGKIFGSTILHEGVERSYIAKKFMEMHNAKKVFTNVDDDLDTLEKILRDNYSEYSISISGCVALFCAKKS comes from the coding sequence ATGATAACGCAAGATGACATTCAAGCGGGTCACAGTGTTTATAATCCATTCATGTTATTTGTCTATGATTTGACTGTATTAGGAATAAATAATCATTTCATTTGGAAATGCCCAACAAAAAAAATACTTGAACTCTATAATCAAAACATTACCCCAAATCATTTGGATGTTGGTGTAGGTACAGGTTATTATTTAGATAAATGCAACTTCTCTTCTCCTCAAGTCAGGTTAGGGTTAATGGATTTAAATATCAATTGTCTCAAAGCTACGGCAAGAAGAATTGCTCGATATACTCCTGAAATATATCAACATGATGTATATAAACCAATAGATATTGAGCTTGAGTGCTTTGATTCAATAGGGATGAATTATTTGCTCCATTGTCTCCCTGGTAACATGATGAGCAAAGCGGAGGTTTTTAAGAACTTAAGTAAGCTTTTAAATTCAGGTGGCAAGATTTTTGGTTCTACCATTCTTCACGAAGGTGTTGAACGAAGTTATATTGCTAAAAAGTTTATGGAGATGCATAACGCAAAAAAAGTATTTACTAATGTGGATGATGATTTAGACACCCTAGAAAAGATATTGCGTGACAATTATTCAGAATACTCAATATCAATAAGTGGCTGTGTTGCCTTATTTTGTGCAAAAAAAAGTTAA
- a CDS encoding type I polyketide synthase has protein sequence MLNKFTQKDQIKQLSPLQRATLALKKLETKLNNTLHEPIAIIGMSCRFPGGASDPEKFWQLLQRGISVRSEIPPERWDIEAYYNPDPDAPGKMLTRYGHFIENVDQFDPGFFGISPREAVAIDPQHRLLLEVSWEALEQAGQVLERLDEAAVGVFVGNDGHDYEQLLQQHLHQMPESSLVTHAGTGSALSSTAGRLAYTFGFTGPTVTIDTACSSSLVAIHQASNSLRLRECQMALAGGVKLNLTPLSYIGASRARMISVDGQCKTFDVSADGFGRGEGCGMVLLKRLSDAHKDGDRILAVIRASAVNQDGPSSGLTVPNGRSQQRLIKQALAQAQVKPCEISYLEAHGTGTSLGDPIEVNAAVGVLGEERTPESPLWIASVKTNIGHLEAAAGVAGLIKVVLSLQHQLLPAHLHLHQPNPKIDWQPWLQVPRELTPWEVSGRRLAGVSSFGFTGTNAHVVLEQAPPLRESPQLEWERPLHVLGLSAKNEEALYQLAQSYSQHLERHPEQALGDICFTANTGRLSYAHRLSLVAGTKEELQEKLRTFCTGEETTGLASGVVSGSESPRLAMLFTGQGSQYVGMGRELYESQPTFKKALDECAKILQPYLDRPLLEALYSLEADESVLEQTAYTQPALFAVEYALFQLWQSWGIKPDVVMGHSVGEYLAATVAGVFSLEDGLKLIAARGRLMQSLPAGGEMVSVMASESYVTEVIAAQPEISVAAINGPKSVVISGESMALKAIVNRLESAGIKTKQLPVSHAFHSPVIEPMLAEFEAVANQITYHQPRIPIISNVTGTKADNSITTTQYWVSHVRQPVRFAQGIKELNQQGYETFLEIGPKPILLGMGRQCLPEGAAVWLPSLRQGIDEWQQMLSSLGQLYVKGTPIDWSGFDQDYARHKVALPTYPFQRQRYWVENSPSRDKTTKQLSAKNSSPVTELLDLGDYKQLTAMLSGNGSLTAVEVVQQLIGHHQKALAQAALRDCLYQIQWQLKPSVLAPESPSQPGQWLIIEGEETVAQKLAERLQHQGQSCQIVEKPPQDYSQLLQQVQQKTELPLVGIIYLTRNKEVLSQVETTCQSLLGLIKALVQQDEPTVAKVWVVTAGAVALGEHPISVAQTPVWGMGKVASLEHPELWGGLIDLEPDETAEAGITCLLRELLNPDAEDQVVYRKGERYVPRLVSSSPSTSKKFKVEPTGSYLITGGLGSLGLKVANWLVQQGARHLLLFSRKGLTEKVKPAVEELQKAGAKVSVIAADVAEQTDMERVWQQMQAEGNPLKGIVHAAGVAGGLGVIEELTPEAWEEMLRPKVKGGWNLHQLCEKENLDFFVCFSSIASVWGSKGQAHYAAANQFLDGLMHYRNSLGLPGLAINWGPWAGGGMATDEAQEWLAQMGVEALSPELAISALEQLLSGDQVQVTVSRNDWSRFKTMYALKGPRPLLELIATVTEEVEAKTDIAPSLRQQLEAVTETQRRKVLQQALQEEVAQVLGLPITNKPDPEVGFFEMGMDSLMAVELQERLSKLLGVNLSSTLTFDFPNIEKLTDYITSEVWQLSSGDAADTQSPQKRSEWNEPIAIIGMSCRFPGGASDPEKFWQLLQRGISVRSEIPPERWDIEAYYNPDPDAPGKMLTRYGHFIENVDQFDPSFFGISPREAVAIDPQHRLLLEVSWEALEQAGQVLERLDEAAVGVFVGNDGHDYEQLLQQHLHQEPESPLVTHAGTGNALSSAAGRLAYTFGFTGPTVTIDTACSSSLVAIHQASNSLRLRECQMALAGGVKLNLTPLSYIGSSRARTISVDGQCKTFDVSADGYGRGEGCGMVLLKRLSDAHKDGDRILAVIRGSAVNQDGPSSGLTVPNGRSQQRLMKQALAQAQVKPCEISYLEAHGTGTSLGDPIEVNAAMAVLGEERTPEFPLWIASVKTNIGHLEAAAGVSGLIKVVLSLQHQLLPAHLHLHQPNPKIDWEPWLQVPQELTPWEVSGRRLAGVSSFGFTGTNAHVVLEQAPPLRESPQLEWERPLHVLGLSAKNEEALYQLAKSYSQHLESHPEQALADVCFTANTGRLSYNHRLSLVAGTTAQLQQQLRAFGTGEETTGLASGVVSGGDSSRVAMLFTGQGSQYVGMGRQLYESQPTFKNALDECAEILQPYLDRPLLEVLYSLETDESVLEQTAYTQPAVFAVEYALFQLWQSWGIKPDIVMGHSVGEYLAATVAGVFSLEDGLKLIAARGRLMQSLPAGGEMVSVMASESYVTEVIAAQPEISVAAINGPKSVVISGESMALKAIVNRLESAGIKTKQLPVSHAFHSPVIEPMLAEFETLANQITYHQPRIPIISNVTGAQADNSIATARYWVNHVRQPVRFAQGMKELHQQGYETFLEIGPKPILLGMGRQCLPEGAAVWLPSLRPGIDEWQQMLSSLGQLYVKGTPIDWSGFDQDYARQKVALPTYPFQRQRYWVESSKNDARKNGGLPLENLCTPIINLINQGETKALVQQLERVGNLSPSEVEFLPKLIELLVKQHQQQIKEETIKIASPQQFTKNIELIRKLATVSAQECKEILVEYIQKQVRHTLQINAFHLINPQQSILELGFDSLTSIELRNKLESQLEVTVSASKIQQGISIIELAEDLTKQLTQDGYYPESINSEYESKELADKTNSWIAYHEPKPNARLRLFCFHPAGSNASIFQGWSKEVLADIEVLPIQLPGRQKRLKEKPFTDFATLIQVLGEILIPYLDRPFAFFGHSLGALIAFELTHVLEKEYNFNPLHLFLSGFPPKPDISLSKKMESLSQEPKLINISKIVEIPEAIYEDPSLVQDLIKVFQADFQVFQSYNYLEKDPLSCPIYSFGGTNDYFASEKQLAEWSKYTSSAFKLQMFPGQHMFLKDNQKLLLDIISQSLSIK, from the coding sequence ATGTTGAATAAATTCACTCAAAAAGATCAGATTAAGCAACTGTCTCCTTTGCAGCGAGCCACATTAGCTCTCAAGAAACTAGAGACTAAGCTGAATAATACTTTGCACGAACCAATAGCAATCATTGGCATGAGTTGTCGGTTTCCCGGAGGTGCCTCTGATCCAGAAAAGTTTTGGCAGTTGTTGCAAAGGGGCATCAGTGTGCGCTCAGAAATCCCACCAGAGCGATGGGACATTGAAGCTTACTACAACCCTGATCCAGATGCTCCGGGTAAGATGCTCACTCGTTATGGGCATTTCATAGAGAATGTTGACCAATTCGACCCCGGATTTTTCGGGATTTCCCCCCGTGAAGCAGTAGCAATCGACCCCCAACACCGCCTACTGTTGGAAGTGAGCTGGGAAGCACTAGAGCAAGCAGGCCAAGTTTTAGAGCGGCTAGATGAAGCAGCGGTGGGAGTGTTTGTTGGTAATGACGGTCATGACTACGAACAATTGCTCCAGCAGCATTTGCACCAGATGCCAGAGAGTTCATTAGTTACCCATGCAGGAACTGGTAGTGCTTTATCCAGTACCGCAGGTCGTTTGGCTTACACCTTTGGCTTCACCGGACCAACAGTAACTATTGACACTGCTTGCTCCTCATCCCTAGTGGCGATTCATCAAGCCAGCAATAGTTTGCGACTCCGGGAGTGTCAGATGGCTTTGGCAGGAGGAGTGAAATTAAATTTAACCCCATTATCCTATATTGGTGCCTCCAGAGCCAGAATGATTTCCGTCGATGGTCAGTGTAAGACTTTTGATGTTTCAGCGGATGGGTTTGGACGGGGAGAGGGCTGTGGTATGGTGCTGCTGAAACGTCTGAGTGATGCACACAAAGATGGAGACCGGATTTTAGCAGTGATTCGGGCTAGTGCAGTCAATCAAGATGGACCGTCCAGTGGGTTAACAGTCCCCAATGGACGGTCTCAACAACGATTGATAAAGCAAGCCCTAGCTCAAGCACAGGTCAAGCCTTGTGAGATTAGTTATTTGGAGGCTCATGGTACGGGGACATCCTTGGGAGACCCCATAGAGGTCAATGCAGCAGTAGGAGTCTTGGGTGAGGAGCGGACTCCAGAATCCCCGTTGTGGATAGCCTCGGTGAAGACGAACATTGGTCATTTAGAAGCAGCGGCAGGAGTGGCAGGATTAATTAAGGTAGTCTTATCACTACAGCATCAGCTTCTGCCAGCCCATCTGCACTTGCACCAGCCAAATCCCAAGATTGACTGGCAGCCCTGGCTGCAAGTACCAAGGGAACTGACACCATGGGAGGTATCGGGTCGTCGGTTGGCTGGGGTGAGTTCCTTTGGATTCACGGGGACGAACGCCCATGTGGTGTTGGAGCAAGCCCCACCCCTACGAGAAAGCCCTCAGCTAGAGTGGGAAAGACCATTGCATGTATTGGGGTTATCCGCCAAAAACGAAGAGGCATTGTACCAGTTAGCCCAAAGCTACAGTCAACACCTGGAGAGACATCCAGAGCAAGCATTGGGGGATATCTGTTTCACTGCTAACACGGGCAGGTTGTCATACGCTCATCGGTTGAGTCTGGTGGCGGGTACAAAAGAGGAGTTGCAAGAGAAACTGAGGACTTTCTGCACAGGGGAAGAGACAACTGGGCTGGCGAGTGGGGTAGTTAGTGGTAGTGAGTCCCCCAGACTGGCAATGTTGTTCACGGGTCAGGGTTCTCAGTATGTGGGTATGGGCAGAGAACTGTATGAGAGCCAACCGACTTTTAAGAAAGCCCTAGACGAGTGTGCGAAAATTTTGCAACCCTATTTAGACAGACCTCTACTGGAAGCTCTCTATTCCCTAGAAGCAGACGAATCTGTCTTGGAGCAGACAGCTTATACCCAACCTGCTTTGTTTGCTGTGGAATATGCCCTATTTCAACTCTGGCAATCCTGGGGAATTAAACCAGATGTAGTCATGGGTCACAGTGTGGGTGAATATCTAGCAGCAACGGTAGCAGGAGTATTCAGTTTAGAAGATGGTCTGAAATTAATTGCCGCCAGAGGAAGATTGATGCAAAGTTTGCCTGCTGGTGGAGAAATGGTTTCAGTCATGGCTTCAGAATCTTACGTCACAGAAGTGATTGCGGCTCAGCCAGAAATATCTGTAGCAGCCATCAATGGACCAAAAAGTGTAGTAATTTCAGGGGAATCTATGGCGCTCAAAGCCATAGTCAATCGCCTAGAATCAGCCGGCATCAAAACCAAACAACTACCAGTATCCCACGCCTTCCATTCCCCTGTGATCGAACCGATGTTGGCCGAATTTGAAGCTGTGGCCAATCAAATCACTTACCATCAACCAAGGATACCAATCATATCCAACGTCACAGGAACCAAAGCAGACAACAGCATAACCACAACACAATATTGGGTGAGCCATGTGCGCCAACCGGTAAGGTTTGCTCAAGGAATAAAAGAGTTAAACCAGCAAGGCTATGAAACTTTCCTAGAAATTGGACCCAAACCAATATTATTAGGGATGGGAAGGCAATGTTTACCAGAGGGAGCAGCTGTGTGGTTGCCATCATTACGTCAGGGAATTGATGAATGGCAACAGATGTTGTCTAGTTTAGGACAGTTATATGTAAAGGGAACCCCAATAGATTGGTCAGGATTTGACCAAGATTATGCTCGTCACAAAGTCGCCTTACCTACCTATCCCTTCCAACGACAAAGGTATTGGGTAGAAAATTCTCCAAGCAGGGACAAAACAACAAAACAGTTATCGGCTAAAAACTCTTCTCCTGTAACTGAGCTCCTTGACCTAGGAGACTACAAGCAGTTGACAGCAATGCTGTCAGGAAACGGCTCCTTGACAGCAGTTGAAGTCGTGCAGCAACTGATTGGCCATCATCAAAAAGCACTGGCACAAGCAGCTCTGAGGGATTGTTTATACCAGATACAGTGGCAACTAAAGCCTTCAGTCCTAGCTCCAGAAAGCCCTTCCCAGCCTGGTCAATGGCTGATTATCGAGGGTGAGGAAACTGTAGCACAGAAGTTAGCAGAGCGACTCCAGCACCAAGGGCAAAGCTGCCAGATCGTTGAGAAGCCCCCTCAAGACTACTCACAACTATTGCAGCAAGTTCAACAAAAAACCGAGCTGCCGTTGGTAGGAATTATATATCTAACCCGTAACAAGGAAGTCCTTTCTCAAGTAGAAACTACCTGCCAAAGCTTGCTAGGACTAATAAAAGCCTTAGTGCAACAAGACGAGCCAACTGTAGCAAAAGTCTGGGTAGTCACAGCAGGAGCAGTAGCCTTGGGAGAGCATCCTATATCTGTGGCTCAGACGCCTGTGTGGGGAATGGGCAAGGTTGCGTCACTCGAACACCCTGAGTTGTGGGGAGGATTAATCGACCTAGAGCCGGATGAAACCGCAGAAGCTGGAATAACATGTCTTCTAAGAGAACTCCTGAACCCTGATGCTGAAGACCAAGTGGTATACCGTAAGGGAGAACGTTATGTGCCCCGGTTAGTTTCCAGTTCGCCTTCAACATCGAAGAAGTTCAAAGTAGAGCCAACGGGAAGCTATCTGATCACAGGTGGATTGGGAAGCTTGGGGCTGAAAGTGGCAAATTGGTTAGTCCAACAGGGAGCCCGCCATCTGCTCCTGTTCAGTAGGAAGGGTCTGACAGAGAAGGTGAAGCCAGCTGTGGAAGAACTACAAAAGGCAGGGGCTAAAGTCAGTGTCATAGCAGCGGATGTGGCGGAACAGACAGACATGGAACGAGTCTGGCAGCAGATGCAAGCAGAGGGGAATCCTCTCAAAGGGATTGTTCATGCCGCAGGAGTAGCAGGAGGATTAGGTGTTATCGAAGAGTTGACGCCGGAAGCGTGGGAGGAAATGCTACGTCCCAAAGTCAAGGGGGGATGGAATCTACATCAGCTCTGTGAGAAGGAAAATCTGGATTTCTTCGTGTGCTTCTCCTCCATTGCCTCAGTGTGGGGCTCAAAAGGTCAGGCTCATTATGCAGCAGCGAATCAGTTCCTGGATGGGCTGATGCACTATCGTAACTCCCTGGGCTTACCGGGATTAGCGATAAATTGGGGACCCTGGGCAGGGGGTGGCATGGCAACAGATGAGGCTCAAGAATGGCTAGCTCAAATGGGAGTAGAAGCCCTCTCACCGGAGTTGGCAATTTCTGCCTTGGAGCAGCTGCTCTCAGGTGACCAAGTTCAGGTGACAGTTAGTCGCAATGACTGGTCTCGCTTCAAAACTATGTATGCCCTCAAGGGTCCTCGTCCATTGCTAGAGCTCATAGCTACTGTGACTGAAGAGGTTGAGGCTAAGACGGATATCGCCCCCAGTTTACGACAACAGTTGGAGGCTGTAACCGAAACTCAGAGGAGGAAAGTGCTGCAACAAGCACTACAAGAGGAAGTTGCCCAGGTTTTAGGTTTACCCATAACAAACAAACCAGACCCAGAGGTAGGATTTTTCGAGATGGGGATGGACTCGCTGATGGCAGTAGAGTTACAGGAGCGACTGAGCAAGCTTTTGGGAGTAAATCTATCATCAACCTTAACCTTTGACTTTCCCAATATTGAAAAACTAACCGACTACATCACATCAGAAGTATGGCAGCTCAGTTCAGGGGATGCAGCTGATACCCAATCGCCCCAGAAAAGAAGCGAGTGGAATGAACCAATAGCAATCATTGGCATGAGTTGTCGGTTTCCCGGAGGTGCCTCTGATCCAGAAAAGTTTTGGCAGTTGTTGCAAAGGGGCATCAGTGTGCGCTCAGAAATCCCACCAGAGCGATGGGACATTGAAGCTTACTACAACCCTGATCCAGATGCTCCGGGTAAGATGCTCACCCGTTATGGGCATTTCATAGAGAATGTTGACCAATTCGACCCTAGCTTTTTCGGGATTTCCCCCCGTGAAGCAGTAGCAATCGACCCCCAACACCGCCTACTCTTAGAAGTGAGCTGGGAAGCACTGGAGCAAGCAGGGCAAGTGTTAGAGCGACTCGATGAAGCAGCAGTGGGAGTGTTTGTCGGTAATGATGGTCATGACTACGAACAATTGCTCCAGCAGCACTTGCACCAGGAGCCAGAGAGTCCATTAGTTACCCATGCAGGAACTGGTAATGCTTTATCTAGTGCCGCAGGTCGTTTGGCTTACACCTTTGGCTTCACCGGACCAACAGTAACTATTGACACTGCTTGCTCCTCATCCCTAGTGGCGATTCATCAGGCCAGCAATAGTTTGCGACTCCGAGAGTGTCAGATGGCTCTGGCAGGAGGAGTGAAATTAAATTTAACCCCATTATCCTATATTGGTTCCTCCAGAGCCAGAACGATTTCCGTCGATGGTCAGTGTAAGACTTTTGATGTTTCAGCGGATGGTTATGGACGGGGAGAGGGCTGTGGTATGGTGCTGCTGAAACGTCTGAGTGATGCACACAAAGATGGAGACCGGATTTTAGCAGTGATTCGGGGTAGTGCAGTCAATCAAGATGGACCGTCCAGTGGGTTAACAGTCCCCAATGGACGGTCTCAACAACGATTGATGAAGCAAGCCCTGGCTCAAGCACAGGTCAAGCCTTGTGAAATTAGTTATTTGGAGGCTCATGGTACGGGAACATCCTTGGGAGACCCCATAGAGGTGAATGCGGCCATGGCGGTGCTGGGAGAGGAACGTACTCCAGAGTTCCCGTTGTGGATAGCCTCAGTGAAGACGAACATTGGTCATTTAGAAGCAGCGGCGGGAGTATCGGGACTAATCAAGGTGGTATTATCACTACAGCATCAGCTCCTGCCAGCCCATCTGCACTTGCACCAGCCAAATCCCAAGATTGACTGGGAGCCTTGGCTACAGGTACCACAAGAACTGACACCATGGGAGGTATCGGGTCGTCGGTTGGCTGGGGTGAGTTCCTTTGGATTCACAGGGACGAACGCCCATGTGGTGTTGGAGCAAGCCCCACCCCTACGAGAAAGCCCTCAGCTAGAGTGGGAAAGACCATTGCATGTATTGGGGTTATCCGCCAAGAACGAAGAAGCATTGTACCAGCTAGCCAAAAGCTATAGTCAACACCTGGAGAGCCATCCAGAGCAAGCACTGGCAGATGTCTGCTTCACTGCTAACACAGGAAGGTTGTCATACAATCATCGGTTGAGTTTGGTCGCAGGGACAACTGCACAATTGCAACAGCAGCTGAGGGCTTTCGGCACGGGGGAAGAGACAACTGGGCTGGCGAGTGGGGTAGTCAGTGGTGGTGATTCCTCCAGAGTGGCAATGTTGTTCACGGGTCAGGGTTCTCAGTATGTAGGTATGGGCAGACAACTGTATGAGAGCCAACCGACTTTCAAGAACGCTTTAGATGAGTGTGCAGAAATTTTGCAACCCTATTTAGACAGACCTCTACTGGAAGTTCTCTATTCCCTAGAAACAGACGAGTCTGTCTTGGAGCAGACAGCTTATACCCAACCTGCTGTCTTTGCTGTGGAATATGCCCTATTTCAACTCTGGCAATCTTGGGGAATTAAACCGGATATAGTCATGGGTCACAGTGTGGGTGAATATCTAGCAGCAACGGTAGCAGGAGTATTCAGTTTAGAAGATGGTCTGAAATTAATTGCCGCCAGAGGAAGATTGATGCAAAGTTTGCCTGCTGGTGGAGAAATGGTTTCAGTCATGGCTTCAGAATCTTACGTCACAGAAGTGATTGCGGCTCAGCCAGAAATATCTGTAGCAGCCATCAATGGACCAAAAAGTGTAGTAATTTCAGGGGAATCTATGGCGCTCAAAGCCATAGTCAATCGCCTAGAATCAGCCGGCATCAAAACCAAACAACTACCAGTATCCCACGCCTTCCATTCCCCTGTGATCGAACCGATGTTGGCAGAGTTTGAAACTCTAGCCAATCAAATCACTTACCATCAACCAAGGATACCAATCATATCCAACGTCACAGGAGCTCAGGCAGACAACAGCATCGCCACAGCACGATATTGGGTGAATCATGTGCGCCAGCCGGTAAGGTTTGCCCAAGGAATGAAAGAGTTACACCAGCAAGGCTATGAAACTTTCCTAGAAATCGGGCCTAAACCAATATTATTAGGGATGGGAAGGCAATGTTTACCAGAGGGAGCAGCTGTGTGGTTGCCATCATTGCGTCCGGGAATTGATGAATGGCAACAGATGTTGTCTAGTTTAGGACAGTTATATGTAAAGGGAACCCCAATAGATTGGTCAGGATTTGATCAAGATTATGCTCGTCAGAAAGTCGCCTTACCTACCTATCCCTTCCAACGACAAAGGTATTGGGTAGAGAGCTCTAAAAATGACGCTCGAAAGAATGGTGGTCTGCCACTAGAAAATCTCTGCACTCCTATCATTAATCTGATTAATCAAGGAGAAACCAAAGCTTTAGTTCAACAACTAGAAAGAGTGGGAAATCTGTCTCCAAGTGAAGTTGAATTTCTCCCAAAACTTATAGAGCTATTAGTTAAACAACACCAACAACAAATAAAAGAAGAAACAATCAAGATTGCGTCTCCACAGCAATTCACTAAAAATATTGAACTAATTCGCAAATTGGCAACAGTTTCGGCTCAAGAATGTAAAGAAATTTTGGTCGAATATATCCAAAAGCAGGTACGCCACACACTTCAAATCAATGCTTTCCACCTTATAAATCCACAACAATCTATTTTAGAATTGGGTTTTGATTCCTTAACTAGTATTGAACTCAGAAATAAACTTGAAAGTCAACTAGAAGTGACTGTATCTGCTAGCAAAATACAACAAGGAATCAGTATAATTGAATTAGCAGAAGACCTTACTAAACAATTGACTCAAGATGGTTATTATCCAGAGAGCATAAATTCTGAATATGAAAGTAAAGAATTGGCTGATAAAACAAACAGTTGGATTGCATATCATGAACCAAAACCCAATGCTCGTCTACGTCTATTCTGCTTTCACCCAGCAGGTTCAAATGCCTCAATATTTCAAGGATGGTCTAAGGAAGTCCTAGCGGATATAGAAGTGTTGCCAATTCAACTTCCAGGTAGGCAAAAACGCTTAAAGGAAAAACCTTTTACAGATTTTGCTACTCTTATCCAAGTACTAGGAGAAATTCTTATTCCTTACTTAGATAGACCGTTTGCTTTCTTCGGTCATAGCCTGGGGGCTTTGATTGCTTTTGAACTTACCCATGTTCTTGAAAAAGAATATAATTTCAATCCACTACACCTGTTCTTAAGTGGCTTCCCACCAAAACCAGATATTTCTTTATCAAAGAAGATGGAGTCTTTATCACAAGAGCCAAAACTGATAAATATTAGCAAAATTGTAGAAATCCCAGAAGCTATTTATGAAGATCCTTCACTTGTACAAGATTTGATCAAGGTCTTCCAAGCCGACTTTCAAGTATTTCAAAGCTATAACTACTTAGAAAAAGATCCTCTCAGTTGTCCAATCTATAGCTTTGGTGGGACAAACGATTATTTTGCGAGTGAAAAACAACTTGCAGAATGGTCTAAATACACTTCCAGTGCCTTTAAACTGCAAATGTTTCCCGGTCAACATATGTTCTTGAAGGATAACCAAAAACTGCTTTTGGATATAATTTCCCAGAGCCTATCTATAAAATAG